From a single Syntrophales bacterium genomic region:
- a CDS encoding transposase: MPRSARLDAPGVVHHIIIRGIEHRNIFRDNQDRENLLERLGRLLLETRTVCYAWAFLPNHAHFLFRTGEISIATLMRRLLTGYVVSFNRRHKRHGHLLQNRYKSIVCQEEKYFQELVRYIHLNPLRAGIVSNLADLNSYFYCGHSTLMGKKECSWQDVDYVLHPFGKTVHSARRAYFSYVEAGLEQGRREDLIGGGLVRTLGGWAEAKKLRLKGLEHIKSDERILGDSDFVDSVLARANEYCTRQCELRRRGYSLEQIAKRVAEIYRMDVGEVLARGRQQQRVNARSLFCFWAVRELGISLADLARRLGMSPPGVGYAVQRGEAIAQENSYQLI; the protein is encoded by the coding sequence ATGCCAAGATCAGCTCGCCTTGACGCTCCCGGAGTGGTACACCACATCATCATCAGGGGCATTGAGCATCGAAACATCTTCAGGGATAATCAAGATCGTGAGAATCTTCTTGAACGGCTGGGGAGACTTCTGCTGGAAACCAGGACGGTTTGTTATGCCTGGGCCTTTCTACCGAATCATGCTCACTTTCTCTTCCGCACAGGTGAAATCTCCATCGCTACTTTGATGAGGAGATTACTTACCGGATACGTGGTCAGCTTTAACCGTCGCCACAAGCGGCATGGCCATCTGTTACAAAACCGGTACAAATCAATTGTGTGCCAGGAAGAGAAATATTTCCAGGAGCTGGTTCGCTATATTCACCTGAACCCTCTCCGAGCCGGAATTGTTTCTAATTTAGCCGATCTAAACAGTTATTTCTATTGCGGGCATAGCACCTTGATGGGCAAGAAGGAATGCTCTTGGCAGGATGTAGATTATGTTCTACATCCTTTTGGTAAAACGGTTCATAGTGCCAGGAGGGCGTATTTTTCTTATGTAGAGGCTGGGCTTGAGCAAGGACGTCGAGAGGACCTCATTGGGGGTGGGCTAGTTCGTACTCTTGGAGGCTGGGCGGAGGCAAAGAAATTAAGGTTAAAGGGTCTGGAGCATATAAAGAGTGATGAGCGGATATTGGGGGATTCAGATTTTGTGGATTCAGTCCTTGCCAGAGCTAACGAGTACTGCACGCGCCAATGCGAGTTGAGAAGGCGCGGTTATAGTCTGGAGCAAATTGCGAAAAGGGTTGCAGAGATCTACCGGATGGATGTGGGAGAAGTTTTGGCGAGGGGTCGCCAGCAGCAGCGGGTTAATGCGCGGAGCCTTTTTTGCTTCTGGGCGGTGCGGGAGTTGGGGATTTCCCTAGCCGACTTGGCCAGACGGTTAGGGATGAGTCCGCCTGGTGTAGGATATGCAGTTCAGAGAGGGGAGGCCATTGCTCAGGAAAATAGTTATCAGCTCATTTAA